In Oncorhynchus gorbuscha isolate QuinsamMale2020 ecotype Even-year linkage group LG08, OgorEven_v1.0, whole genome shotgun sequence, one genomic interval encodes:
- the cdc7 gene encoding cell division cycle 7-related protein kinase has protein sequence MEVITSVCDDSNSTESHVKADKHIGRRKLSMDVENDIEYLYEAVPQLSTVFHILDKIGEGTFSSVYLGEALMANGAKERFALKHLIPTSHPVRIAAELQCLTVAGGKENVMGVTYCFRKDDHCVIVMPYMEHQTFVDIIGLLSFEEVRQYIYHLLKALRHVHQFGIIHRDIKPTNFLYNRQEKMFALVDFGLAQGTTDTQIELLKVVKQKTQKGGGSTGKPETSQGKRAPTSLAPPLQSLSHPRTSAPHSSSSTSSSTSSKPPDKRVSVSTFSSTTRSKHTKEFSGLCKAPRAVFGERNLNSFTSVPTKTTDPKLELVKPTKTEDPATRKFISSHRRPVPVRTPVSNQRPNQRMTPAAVNLGFTCSCYSTDRVCNICMSRKQQVAPRAGTPGFRAPEVLTKCPNQGTAIDIWSAGVILLSLLSGRYPFFKASDDLIALTQIMTIRGSRETIQAAMTFGKSVVCSRELPRQDLRTLCETLRGRRPSPDDEATPHPHRDTTTRHHRTHDSPISTHPPGEPSRQHHPEEDQTLAEPEAQDERGWDSVPDEAYDLLDRLLDLNPAKRITAAQALQHPLFTDL, from the exons ATGGAAGTCATTACCTCTGTCTGCGATGACAGCAACAGCACAGAAAGTCACGTCAAAGCTGACAAGCACATTGGAAGGAGAAAACTATCAA TGGATGTGGAGAATGACATTGAGTACCTCTACGAAGCTGTTCCTCAGCTGTCCACAGTTTTCCACATTTTAGACAAAATTGGGGAAG GTACTTTCAGTTCAGTGTACCTGGGTGAGGCTCTGATGGCCAATGGGGCGAAAGAGAGATTTGCCCTGAAGCACCTCATCCCCACCAGTCACCCTGTGAGGATCGCTGCAGAGCTCCAATGCCTCACTGTGGCTGG TGGAAAAGAAAACGTCATGGGCGTGACCTACTGCTTCAGAAAGGATGATCACTGTGTGATTGTTATGCCTTATATGGAGCATCAAACCTTTGTG GATATCATTGGCCTGCTGAGTTTCGAGGAGGTGCGTCAGTATATCTACCACCTGCTGAAAGCTCTCCGACATGTCCACCAGTTTGGCATCATCCACCGTGACATCAAGCCCACCAACTTCCTTTACAACCGGCAGGAGAAGAT GTTTGCCCTGGTGGACTTTGGGCTGGCACAGGGAACGACCGACACCCAGATCGAGCTGTTGAAGGTGGTGAAGCAGAAGACCCAAAAGGGTGGGGGCTCCACGGGGAAACCGGAGACATCACAGGGGAAACGGGCACCAACCTCCCTAGCCCCACCTCTACAATCACTTTCACACCCCAGGACCTCAGCACctcactcttcctcctccacctcttcttccaCTTCCTCAAAACCACCAGATAAGCGGGTCTCGGTCTCCACATTTTCCTCCACCACCCGCTCTAAACACACCAAG gAGTTCTCAGGTCTGTGTAAAGCACCGCGGGCCGTATTTGGAGAGAGGAACCTGAATAGCTTCACCTCCGTCCCCACCAAAACCACTGACCCCAAGTTAGAG CTGGTGAAGCCCACTAAAACAGAGGACCCTGCCACACGCAAGTTTATCTCTTCCCACCGGCGCCCAGTACCTGTCAGGACCCCTGTCAGCAACCAGAGACCCAACCAGAGGATGACCCCTGCTGCGGTCAACCTGGGCTTCACCTGCAGCTGCTACTCCACCGACAGAGTCTGTAACATCTGTATGTCCAGGAAACAGCAGGTGGCTCCCAGGGCTGGAACCCCTGGCTTCAGAGCACCAGAGGTCCTGACCAAGTGTCCCAACCAGGGAACAG CCATAGATATTTGGTCAGCTGGTGTGATCCTGCTTTCCCTGCTGAGTGGCAGGTACCCCTTCTTCAAAGCCAGTGACGACCTCATTGCCCTCACACAGATCATGACCATCCGAGGCTCCAGAGAAACCATCCAGGCTGCTATGACTTTTG GTAAATCAGTGGTGTGCAGCCGTGAGCTCCCCCGGCAGGACCTGAGGACCCTGTGTGAAACCCTCAGAGGAAGGAGACCATCCCCGGATGATGAGGCCACACCACATCCCCACAGAGACACTACCACACGCCACCACCGTACCCATGACTCCCCcatttccactcatccccctggGGAGCCCTCTAGACAGCACCACCCAGAGGAGGACCAGACCCTAGCAGAGCCTGAGGCCCAGGATGAGAGGGGATGGGACAGCGTGCCTGACGAGGCCTACGACCTGCTGGATAGACTGCTGGACCTGAATCCAGCCAAACGCATCACAGCTGCACAGGCACTGCAGCATCCACTTTTTACTGACCTCTGA